The Aspergillus luchuensis IFO 4308 DNA, chromosome 7, nearly complete sequence genome has a segment encoding these proteins:
- a CDS encoding MFS transporter (COG:G;~EggNog:ENOG410PFTW;~InterPro:IPR020846,IPR011701,IPR036259;~PFAM:PF07690;~TransMembrane:12 (i70-87o107-125i137-155o167-188i195-220o226-246i303-329o341-360i381-401o407-428i440-463o475-495i);~go_function: GO:0022857 - transmembrane transporter activity [Evidence IEA];~go_process: GO:0055085 - transmembrane transport [Evidence IEA]) has translation MAGDNLPSAGEPAMPNRISYWRLLLDQGVLTQEILDYPWEGSGTDDDPYLVTWIPNDPRNPMNFPAWRKWLYTITVAWATLAVSLVSSAYSGGVEQIMESFHVGTEVATLGISLFVLGFAIGPLLWAPMSELWGRQYLFFVSYCGLTAFNAGITGSKNIETLIILRFFAGAFGSSPLTNAGGVVADLFPAKQRGLAMSIFAAAPFMGPTIGPVCGGFLGMNAGWKWVMGFLAAFSGLLWIIGSLVVPETYAPVLLQQRAKKLTKVTGKIHRSKTEAEKGKVPYSTVFKTALSRPWVLLFREPIVLLLSIYMAIIYGTLYMMFAAFPIVYEELRGWNQGVSGLSFLGVMVGMNIAVLYSIWDNKRYERTDEAHKGFAPPEARLPPCLMASVMIPLGLFWFAWTNYPSIHFMASIAACVPFGFGMVLVFLSLMNYLIDAYTIFAASVLAANSVLRSIFGAVFPLFTTYMYHNLGVHWASSIPAFLALACVPFPFLFYKYGPAIRTRCKFSAQSDAFMRRLMEQSTRDNRQPEPEKDITEKETEEKETEVSPVQASSSTLGEKSRLGDLPAVTAEDAARTRSIASQGSRRPGSAKAESVYEGNPYDVDRVNTRDSFKE, from the coding sequence ATGGCTGGTGACAATCTCCCGTCTGCCGGGGAGCCGGCCATGCCCAACCGAATATCTTATTGGCGCCTACTGCTCGACCAAGGCGTGCTCACCCAAGAAATCCTCGACTATCCGTGGGAGGGCTCTGGCACTGATGATGACCCATACCTCGTCACCTGGATTCCTAACGATCCTCGAAATCCCATGAATTTCCCCGCGTGGCGCAAATGGCTATATACGATAACTGTGGCTTGGGCTACGCTCGCCGTGTCCCTGGTCTCGTCGGCCTATAGTGGAGGAGTCGAGCAGATAATGGAAAGCTTTCATGTGGGCACTGAGGTGGCCACGCTCGGCATCTCGCTCTTCGTGTTGGGCTTCGCCATCGGCCCTCTACTCTGGGCCCCCATGAGCGAGCTCTGGGGCCGGCAATACCTTTTCTTCGTCAGCTATTGTGGGCTCACGGCATTCAATGCCGGCATCACCGGCTCCAAGAACATCGagaccctcatcatcctacGCTTCTTCGCGGGCGCATTCGGATCGTCGCCCTTGACAAATGCCGGAGGAGTAGTGGCGGACTTGTTCCCCGCGAAGCAGCGAGGCTTGGCCATGAGTATCTTCGCAGCGGCACCGTTTATGGGTCCAACCATTGGCCCAGTTTGCGGAGGCTTCCTGGGGATGAACGCGGGGTGGAAGTGGGTGATGGGATTCCTGGCCGCTTTTTCCGGTCTTCTCTGGATCATCGGTAGCCTGGTGGTGCCGGAGACCTACGCCCCGGTGTTATTGCAGCAGCGCGCCAAAAAGCTGACCAAAGTGACGGGGAAGATCCATCGAAGTAAGACCGAGgcagagaaggggaaggtcCCCTATTCCACCGTCTTCAAGACAGCGCTGTCGCGGCCGTGGGTTCTTCTATTCCGTGAGCCGATCGTCCTCCTACTGTCCATCTACATGGCCATTATATATGGAACGTTGTACATGATGTTTGCTGCATTCCCCATTGTGTACGAGGAGCTGCGCGGTTGGAACCAGGGTGTCTCTGGTCTCTCATTCTTGGGGGTCATGGTGGGCATGAACATAGCAGTTTTGTATAGCATCTGGGACAACAAACGGTACGAAAGAACTGATGAAGCTCACAAGGGATTTGCACCTCCAGAAGCGCGTCTCCCGCCGTGTCTGATGGCGTCGGTGATGATTCCCTTGGGCCTCTTCTGGTTCGCCTGGACAAATTACCCTTCAATCCACTTCATGGCGAGTATCGCAGCCTGCGTGCCTTTCGGGTTCGGCATGGTGCTGGTATTCCTCAGTTTGATGAACTACCTGATCGATGCCTACACCATCTTCGCCGCCTCGGTGTTGGCCGCCAACTCCGTTCTGCGCTCAATCTTTGGCGCCGTCTTTCCGCTCTTCACGACTTACATGTACCACAACCTCGGTGTCCATTGGGCCTCCAGCATTCCCGCATTCCTGGCACTGGCATGTgtcccctttcccttcctatTTTACAAATACGGCCCGGCGATTCGAACCCGATGCAAATTTTCAGCACAGTCGGATGCCTTTATGAGGAGACTGATGGAGCAAAGCACGCGAGACAACCGtcagccggagccggagaaGGATATTACAGAAAAAGAGaccgaagagaaagagacagaagTATCGCCGGTTCAGGCTTCTTCGTCTACACTCGGGGAGAAGTCGCGACTCGGTGACCTCCCTGCTGTGACAGCCGAAGACGCCGCCCGGACCCGTTCGATAGCGTCGCAAGGGTCGCGTCGACCGGGCTCTGCAAAGGCAGAGTCTGTGTACGAGGGAAATCCGTATGACGTTGATCGGGTGAACACTCGTGACTCGTTCAAAGAGTAA
- a CDS encoding wax synthase family protein (COG:S;~EggNog:ENOG410Q0Q4;~InterPro:IPR032805;~PFAM:PF13813;~TransMembrane:7 (o33-52i59-76o88-107i231-249o357-375i387-406o418-440i)) translates to MAASQPPFSYRRLIHDNQAQFESLIQNGQVKPVLLWHLTLPLVLSILALLVPLDKGGRYVRPLMLACVIGIIGNVLQHRRMLMGGNGYMAGLLPVWSTIWAATILLFRNVERDFKRLERRPLSSIAAVPNGVAANGHAKEPKCIDITNDSSTESVIWQPYPQNLSHRINWVISVTTSMRGPEWNWRISSMDALPASVQAQLNNSSEHHEEKVNKTTPPKPITMRARLRTTLILFLQSYLLLDLIKLLMIRDQYFMGSVSPPAPPPFPFHHLTPYPLLIHIYRCLVTATGVFAALNYVTCLNPLIFGGLSLAFPNAAKSLTSVPLSAPYLYPPAFGPFLTPILDHSLAGCWSLWWHQLFRYGFVSAAHWLLSLLPSRLSSSRPVRRTLTALVAFSLSGLVHASGSYVQTRETYPLAGPFRFFVLQAVGVLVQGMISPLWLWMPRPVRRTCNAVFAVTWLFGTAGPLVEDFSRGGLWLTEPLPVSLLRGLGIGVHDGDQGWWWWSGKWFGRWDGGEGFWDRGVRLY, encoded by the coding sequence ATGGCCGCCTCCCAACCACCTTTTTCATACCGCCGCCTCATCCACGACAATCAAGCTCAGTTCGAGTCACTCATCCAAAATGGCCAAGTGAAGCCCGTGCTATTGTGGCATCTGACACTGCCCCTTGTGCTGTCCATTCTAGCGCTCCTTGTTCCGCTTGACAAAGGTGGCCGCTATGTTCGCCCCCTGATGCTGGCGTGCGTCATAGGCATCATCGGCAATGTTCTCCAGCATCGACGCATGCTCATGGGAGGTAATGGCTACATGGCCGGTCTTCTTCCCGTATGGAGTACCATCTGGGCCGCGACgattcttctcttccgcaATGTTGAGCGCGACTTCAAACGCCTGGAGCGCCGCCCATTATCATCTATCGCAGCTGTCCCAAATGGAGTTGCGGCCAACGGTCATGCCAAAGAACCAAAATGCATAGACATTACCAACGACAGCAGCACTGAATCTGTCATATGGCAACCATACCCACAGAACCTTTCTCACCGTATCAACTGGGTCATAAGCGTGACCACCAGCATGCGTGGGCCCGAATGGAACTGGCGCATCTCCTCCATGGACGCCTTACCAGCCTCAGTCCAGGCACAGCTCAACAACTCCTCAGAGCATcatgaagaaaaagtaaacaaAACCACCCCTCCAAAGCCCATTACTATGCGCGCTCGCCTCCGCACCACACTCATCCTTTTCCTCCAAtcctacctcctcctcgacctaATCAAACTTCTCATGATCCGCGACCAATACTTCATGGGCAGCGTATCTCCTCCCGcaccaccccccttccccttccaccacctAACCCCCtaccccctcctcatccacatctacCGCTGTTTAGTAACAGCCACCGGCGTCTTCGCCGCCCTCAATTACGTGACATGCCTAAACCCGCTCATTTTCGGCGGTCTCTCCCTCGCCTTCCCCAACGCCGCCAAATCCCTCACCTCCGTCCCCCTCTCCGCTCCCTACCTCTACCCCCCAGCCTTCGGGCCCTTCCTCACCCCGATCCTCGACCACAGCCTCGCCGGCTGCTGGAGCCTCTGGTGGCACCAGCTCTTCCGGTACGGCTTCGTCTCCGCGGCCCACtggctcctctctctcctcccctcccgtCTATCATCTTCCCGCCCAGTCCGCCGTACACTCACTGCCCTCGTCGCCTTCTCTCTCAGCGGTCTCGTCCACGCCTCCGGCAGTTACGTCCAGACCCGCGAGACCTATCCCCTTGCAGGtcccttccgcttcttcgtTCTCCAGGCGGTTGGGGTTCTCGTTCAGGGGATGATTTCCCCGCTATGGTTGTGGATGCCGCGGCCGGTGAGACGGACTTGTAATGCTGTCTTCGCGGTGACCTGGTTGTTTGGGACGGCGGGACCCTTGGTGGAGGATTTTTCGAGGGGTGGGTTGTGGCTTACGGAGCCGTTACCGGTGAGTTTGTTGAGGGGATTGGGGATTGGTGTGCATGATGGGGAtcaggggtggtggtggtggagtggGAAGTGGTTTGGgaggtgggatggaggggaagggttTTGGGATAGGGGAGTGAGGTTGTATTGA